Proteins co-encoded in one Eremothecium sinecaudum strain ATCC 58844 chromosome VI, complete sequence genomic window:
- a CDS encoding S-adenosylmethionine-dependent methyltransferase (Syntenic homolog of Ashbya gossypii ACL085C; Syntenic homolog of Saccharomyces cerevisiae YNL092W) → MTNSDSAALEQTLSSFLGYREYALDTYWRPRFKRWQSLTEYQQQLIPWYADYLDQVHEAVICNAVFYEEMLSQAVIDWEIDKSPMQWSKPTITDMEKTVSIFSQLVREWSQECNHERLVLLKRLESFFNSTYPKSIRSNVNVLVPGAGLGRLVVDIVKLGFNTEGNELSYHMLLISRYLLNGGLQKNQLTIYPFIHIFGNHLNRESQLTGVNIPDVSVADELGGNNLMSMSAGSFVDIYGPNIHIKQSGYYSNTPEMRLQRGTNSKSKDVVITCFFIDTANNILDYIETIHNVLKPGGYWINFGPLLYHFENDVHEEQTCEFDSLTGAISNVRLEPVKGLELSLEDILLVSTTKFGFIIIDQEIRIESGYGKANSRSTSDSKYQCNYWIMRK, encoded by the coding sequence ATGACTAATAGCGATTCTGCTGCGTTGGAGCAGACTCTAAGCTCTTTCTTGGGCTACCGAGAATATGCATTGGATACCTATTGGCGCCCCAGGTTCAAGCGGTGGCAAAGTTTGACCGAATATCAGCAGCAGTTAATCCCCTGGTATGCTGACTATCTAGATCAGGTGCACGAAGCTGTGATATGTAATGCTGTGTTTTACGAAGAGATGCTTTCGCAGGCCGTAATTGACTGGGAGATTGACAAAAGTCCCATGCAGTGGTCGAAGCCTACCATTACTGACATGGAGAAAACAGTGTCCATTTTCTCCCAACTAGTAAGGGAATGGTCCCAAGAGTGCAATCATGAACGATTAGTGCTGCTTAAGCGATTAGAAAGTTTCTTTAATTCTACATACCCAAAGAGTATCCGATCAAACGTCAACGTATTAGTTCCTGGCGCAGGTCTTGGTAGACTAGTTGTGGATATTGTCAAGTTAGGTTTTAATACTGAAGGAAACGAACTATCGTATCACATGCTCCTTATATCTCGCTACTTGCTTAATGGGGGGTTGCAGAAGAATCAACTTACGATCTACCCCTTTATTCATATATTTGGCAACCACCTAAACCGCGAGTCACAACTTACAGGTGTCAATATACCTGATGTTTCTGTTGCTGATGAGCTCGGCGGTAACAACTTAATGTCGATGTCAGCGGGGTCGTTTGTCGATATTTACGGTCCGAACATACATATAAAACAATCGGGATACTACTCAAACACACCTGAAATGAGGCTTCAGAGGGGTACTAACTCTAAATCTAAGGACGTTGTGATCACCTGTTTTTTTATAGACACTGCGAATAACATCCTGGACTATATCGAGACCATTCACAATGTTTTGAAGCCTGGCGGCTATTGGATAAACTTTGGTCCATTACTATACCACTTTGAAAATGATGTCCACGAAGAACAGACTTGCGAATTTGATAGCCTCACAGGTGCTATATCCAATGTGCGCCTCGAACCAGTTAAGGGACTGGAACTCAGCTTGGAGGATATCCTACTTGTTTCAACTACGAAATTTGGCTTTATAATAATAGACCAGGAGATACGAATTGAAAGCGGCTACGGCAAAGCCAATAGTAGGAGTACATCGGATTCAAAGTACCAATGCAATTACTGGATCATGCGAAAGTAG